One Vicugna pacos chromosome X, VicPac4, whole genome shotgun sequence DNA window includes the following coding sequences:
- the NHS gene encoding actin remodeling regulator NHS isoform X2: MPLACCLPKNAAVSNLDIESKLSVYYRAPWHQQRNIFLPATRPPCVEELHRHARQSLQALRREHRSRSDRREQRAAAPPSVAVPPLPAYPPTHSQRRREVKDRHFLTFNSTRSPSPTECCHMTPWSRKSHPPEDEDTDVMLGQRPKNPVHNIPSTLDKQTNWSKALPLPTPEEKMKQDAQVISSCIIPINVTGVGFDREASIRCSLVHSQSVLQRRRKLRRRKTISGIPRRVQQEIDSDESPVARERNVIVHTNPDPSNTVNRRSGTRDSECQTEDILIAAPSRRRIRAQRGQSIAASLSHSAGNISALADKGDTMFTTAVSSRTRSRSLPREGNRGGDAEPKVGAKPSAYEEGEPFVGDQERTLNDCSEAPSSPSAQEHQPALGLACSQHLHSPQHKLGERGRSRLSRMAADSGSCDISSNSDTFGSPIHCISTAGVFLSSHMDQKDDHQSSSGNWSGSSSTCPSQTSETIPPAASPPLTGSSHCDSELSLNTAPHANEDTSVFVTEQYNDHLDKVRGHRASSFTSTVADLLDDPNNSNTSDSEWNYLHHHHDASCRQDFSPERPKADSLGCPSFTSMATYDSFLEKSPSDKADTSSHFSVDTEGYYTSMHFDCGLKGGKSYVCHYAALGPENGQGVGGPPTLPDCAWQDYLDHRRQGRPSISFRKPKAKPTPPKRSSSLRKPDGNADVSEKKEPKISSGQLLPHSSREMKLPLDFSNTPSRVENANLPTKQEPSWMSQSEHGIKEPPLDTSDIPPFKEEGAESTHYADLWLLNDLKTNDPYRSLSNSSTATGTTVIECIKSPESSESQTSQSESRATTPSLPSVDNEFKLASPEKLAGLASPSSGYSSQSETPTSSFPTAFFSGPLSPGGSKRKPKVPERKSSLQQPSLKDGALSLSKDLELPIIPPTHLDLSALHNVLNKPFHHRHPLHVFTHNKQNTIGETLRSNPPPSLAITPTVLKSVNLRCISKSEEVKQKEGNNTDLPYLEESTLTMAAVSPGKIRPHMTKKSVSRQYSTEDTILSFLDSSAAETGPDKLQLEKNRTFDVKNCCDPEMVTSAGTALLDSSGTKDQIHMESEPISENTPSKTCNLPTEEFQRVSAARPNDLDGEIRQCGAGPDGAPAQVQKAPSVDREEAAHPEPADVLTSQSNSPTRATDKSNQLKHQLGMSRHHDKVPGSISYEVEVSAVNPCPEKHSELETVASGLSAKSASDNSGAEETQGSVDEVSLKESSPSDDSMISPLSEDSQAEAESVFVSPNKPRTTEDLFAVIHRSKRKVLGRKDSGDMSVRSKSRASLGGGGGGISGGGGISTGSVTSPNSNVTTPNSQRSPGLIYRNAKKSNTSNEEFKLLLLKKGSRSDSSYRMSATEILKSPILPKPPGELTAEAPQSTHEAHQGAPGTEALSPLSPCSPRVNAEGFSSKNFTTSASARVGRSRAPPAASSSRYSVRCRLYNAPMQAISEGETENSDGSPHDDRSSQSST, encoded by the exons TTTAACAGCACCCGTTCGCCCTCCCCCACTGAATGTTGCCACATGACCCCATGGAGTAGAAAG TCCCATCCCCCGGAGGACGAAGATACAGATGTCATGTTAGGGCAGAGGCCGAAAAACCCAGTACACAACATCCCCTCAACACTGGACAAGCAGACCAACTGGAGCAAAGCACTACCTCTCCCGACGCCGGAGGAGAAGATGAAGCAAGATGCCCAAGTGATTTCTTCTTGCATTATTCCCATCAATGTCACTG GAGTTGGTTTTGACAGAGAGGCTAGTATACGCTGCTCTCTTGTTCATTCACAATCCGTCCTACAGCGGAGACGAAAACTGAGGAGGAGGAAAACCATCTCGGGTATCCCCAGAAGAGTCCAACAAGAAATAG ATTCTGATGAATCGCCCGTGGCCAGGGAAAGGAATGTGATCGTGCACACAAATCCAGACCCTTCCAACACTGTCAATAGGAGGTCTGGAACCAGGGACTCGGAGTGCCAAACTGAGGATATTCTGATAGCCGCCCCATCCAGAAGGAGAATCAGAGCTCAGAGGGGTCAAAGCATTGCTGCTTCCCTTTCTCATTCTGCTGGTAACATTTCTGCGTTGGCAGACAAAGGCGACACCATGTTTACTACTGCAGTGAGCAGCCGCACAAGATCTCGGAGCCTTCCCAGGGAGGGCAACAGAGGTGGGGATGCTGAACCCAAAGTTGGTGCTAAACCTTCAGCATACGAAGAGGGGGAACCTTTCGTGGGAGACCAAGAAAGAACCCTAAATGACTGCAGCGAGGCCCCCAGCAGCCCGAGTGCACAGGAACACCAGCCTGCCTTGGGCCTGGCCTGTTCTCAGCATCTTCACAGCCCTCAGCACAAGTTAGGTGAGAGAGGGAGGTCACGTCTGTCCCGAATGGCTGCCGACTCTGGCAGCTGTGACATCTCCTCCAACTCAGACACCTTCGGGAGTCCCATCCACTGCATCTCCACGGCCGGCGTCTTCCTCAGCAGCCACATGGACCAGAAGGATGACCACCAGTCATCCAGTGGCAACTGGAGTGGGAGCAGCTCCACGTGCCCCTCACAGACCTCAGAGACGATCCCTCCCGCAGCTTCTCCTCCCCTCACTGGCTCCTCGCACTGTGACTCGGAGCTGTCACTAAACACGGCCCCTCATGCTAATGAGGACACCAGTGTCTTCGTGACAGAGCAGTACAATGACCACCTGGATAAAGTGAGAGGCCACCGGGCCAGCTCCTTTACCTCCACTGTGGCCGACCTGCTGGATGACCCCAACAACAGCAACACGAGTGATAGTGAGTGGAATTACCTCCACCACCATCATGACGCCTCCTGCCGCCAGGACTTTAGCCCTGAGCGCCCCAAAGCAGACAGCCTGGGCTGCCCGAGCTTCACAAGCATGGCCACTTATGACAGCTTTCTGGAAAAGTCTCCATCAGACAAAGCAGACACGAGCTCTCACTTCTCGGTGGACACAGAAGGATACTACACCTCCATGCACTTTGACTGTGGTCTCAAAGGTGGTAAGAGTTATGTCTGTCACTATGCAGCCCTGGGCCCAGAGAATGGCCAGGGTGTTGGGGGTCCTCCCACTCTTCCAGACTGTGCCTGGCAGGACTACTTAGACCACAGGAGGCAGGGGAGACCGAGCATCTCCTTCAGGAAACCAAAGGCAAAGCCGACCCCACCTAAACGGAGCTCATCGCTGAGGAAGCCCGATGGAAATGCAGATGTTTCTGAGAAGAAAGAACCAAAGATAAGCAGTGGCCAACTCCTGCCTCACAGTTCCAGGGAAATGAAGCTGCCTCTTGACTTCTCCAACACACCTTCTCGAGTGGAAAATGCCAATCTTCCCACCAAGCAGGAGCCTTCTTGGATGAGCCAGAGTGAACATGGTATTAAGGAACCTCCGTTAGACACCTCAGATATTCCACCATTCAAAGAAGAAGGTGCTGAATCAACTCACTATGCAGACCTCTGGCTTCTCAATGACTTGAAAACAAATGATCCTTATAGATCTTTATCTAATTCAAGCACTGCTACGGGTACCACAGTGATTGAATGCATCAAATCTCCCGAGAGCTCTGAATCCCAAACATCCCAGTCAGAATCCAGAGCCACCACCCCATCCCTTCCTTCTGTTGACAACGAGTTTAAACTGGCATCACCAGAAAAGCTGGCTGGCCTGGCGTCTCCATCAAGCGGCTACTCAAGCCAGTCTGAAACACCAACATCCTCTTTCCCTACAGCGTTCTTTTCTGGTCCATTGTCTCCTGGAGGTAgcaaaagaaaacccaaagtcCCAGAAAGGAAATCCTCACTACAGCAACCCTCTTTAAAAGATGGGGCTCTATCACTGAGTAAAGATCTCGAACTTCCAATTATACCTCCTACTCATCTTGACCTAAGTGCTCTTCATAATGTCTTGAATAAACCATTCCACCACCGTCACCCATTGCATGTTTTCACTCATAATAAGCAGAACACAATAGGAGAAACCCTGAGGTCAAATCCTCCACCGTCTCTTGCAATTACACCGACAGTCCTGAAATCTGTTAACCTTAGGTGCATCAGTAAGTCTGAAGAAGTTAAGCAAAAAGAAGGCAACAACACAGATCTCCCCTACTTAGAGGAAAGCACTCTCACAATGGCTGCTGTGTCTCCAGGTAAGATTAGGCCACATATGACTAAGAAATCAGTATCACGTCAGTACTCCACTGAAGACACCATACTGTCCTTTTTAGACTCCTCTGCAGCGGAGACAGGACCAGATAAACTACAGTTAGAAAAAAACCGTACTTTTGATGTGAAGAATTGCTGTGATCCAGAAATGGTAACCTCAGCTGGTACTGCTCTTCTAGATTCAAGCGGCACAAAAGACCAAATACATATGGAGAGTGAGCCTATTTCAGAAAACACACCAAGTAAAACTTGTAACCTTCCCACAGAAGAATTTCAGAGGGTCTCCGCTGCTCGCCCAAATGATCTGGATGGTGAAATACGACAATGTGGAGCCGGTCCAGATGGAGCCCCAGCACAGGTCCAGAAGGCACCTTCCGTTGACCGGGAGGAGGCTGCACACCCTGAGCCTGCGGATGTGCTCACTTCTCAGTCAAACTCACCAACCAGAGCCACAGACAAAAGCAATCAACTTAAGCATCAACTCGGGATGAGCCGCCACCATGACAAAGTGCCTGGGAGTATCAGCTATGAAGTGGAGGTATCAGCTGTCAATCCGTGCCCTGAAAAACATTCTGAGCTGGAAACTGTTGCTTCAGGCCTTTCAGCCAAAAGTGCCTCTGATAACAGCGGAGCAGAGGAGACCCAAGGAAGTGTGGATGAGGTTTCACTGAAAG AATCGTCACCGAGTGATGACTCTATGATTTCACCACTAAGTGAAGACTCTCAGGCTGAAGCAGAAAGTGTGTTCGTGTCTCCAAACAAACCTCGAACAACTGAGGATTTATTCGCAGTCATTCACAG gtCCAAGAGGAAAGTACTTGGAAGAAAAGATTCTGGGGACATGTCTGTTCGAAGTAAATCAAGAGCTTCCctcggtggtggtggtggcggcatCAGTGGTGGCGGTGGCATCAGCACTGGCTCTGTCACTTCGCCCAACAGCAACGTGACCACCCCGAACAGCCAGAGGTCCCCTGGCCTCATCTACCGAAATGCCAAAAAGTCCAACACGTCGAATGAGGAGTTTAAGCTGTTACTCCTCAAGAAAGGCAGTCGCTCGGATTCCAGTTACCGCATGTCTGCTACTGAGATCCTGAAGAGCCCCATCCTGCCCAAACCCCCCGGGGAGCTCACGGCCGAGGCCCCCCAGAGCACCCATGAGGCCCATCAGGGGGCACCCGGAACCGAAGCCCTGTCCCCCCTCTCTCCATGCTCTCCGCGAGTGAACGCGGAAGGCTTTTCCTCCAAGAATTTCACCACGTCGGCCTCAGCCAGGGTGGGGCGCTCCCGGGCCCCCCCCGCGGCCAGCAGCAGCCGCTACAGCGTCCGCTGCAGGCTGTACAACGCGCCCATGCAGGCCATCTCCGAGGGCGAAACGGAGAACTCGGACGGCAGCCCGCATGACGACCGCTCCTCCCAGAGCTCCACGTAG